TCAAAGAAAAGGGCGCGGGGTTTTCCGCGCCCTTTTTGTTTGCACGGACATTCGGCGGTTGCGCGGGCCGTGTTGGAAAAGCCCTTGACTCTTTTTGTACCGACTGGTATATCTATATATAGATAGAATAAAACGAGGCCAACAAATGTCCGATATGCGCGAACAAGTATTAAGAGTAGCCGGGGAGCTGACGCAGGCGCGTGGTTTCAACGGGTTCAGCTATATCGATTTATCGGACGCCGTTGGCATAAAAACCTCCAGCATCCATTATTATTTCAAGAAGAAGGATGATCTGGCTGTGGCCCTGATCGAGCGCCAGCGCAAGATCGTTGGTGAAAAACTGGCGGCGATTGATGTGGTACAAATGTCGCCACAAGCGTCATTGCAGGCTTTGGGTGACTTATTCAAAAGCTTCATCACCGGACGGCAGGATAATTTCTGCCTGTGCGGCATGCTGGCCGCAGAATTTGCGGCCATGAATGATGCGGCCCGTGCGGCCCTAAAGGCCTATTTCGATGATATGCGCGGCTGGCTGGCCGGGCAATTTGTGCGGCTGGATCCATCCATTCCATCCGATCAGGCGCAGGCCAAAGCGCTGTGCTTTATCGGTGCGCTGGAAGGGGTGTTGCTGATCGCGCGGCTGGAGAATAACCCGGCCCTGATTGATCAGGCGATTGCCCCTTTTCTACACCCCTAGACGTCATCCCGGCGAAGGCCGGGATCCATAGGATAGATTGTATGGACACCGGCCTGCGCCGGTGTGACGAAAAAGAAGAGATTACAAAGTTTCGGGCAGATAGAAAGTGATGATGACCACGCATTTTTTCTCCCTCCCTGAATATCTATCTTTATATAGATAGAATTTGAAGATGACTGTGCATTGAAACCCAAAACCCAAAGGAGACGATCATGACCATTCAACTCATCAATCCCGATACCGCCACGGGCAATGTTGCAACATTACTGGCGGGGGCCAAGGCCAAGCTGGGCATGGTGCCCAACATGTTCCGCGTCATCGCCAATGCCCCGAAAGTGCTGGAGGGGTATTTCGCCTTCTCTGGCATCGTTGGCAACACGCTGAACGGCAAGGCCCGCGAACAATTGGCCATCGCCTTGGCCAGCAGCAATGATTGCGGCTATTGCCTGAGCGCCCACACGGCCCTGGGCCGCATGGCCGGTGTTGGCGCGGATGACCTGCGCTCGGCCCAAAGCGGCACGGTGTCCGACCCGAAAACCCAGGCGATGATTGACTTCGCGCTGGAGGTCAACCGCACCCATGGCGAAAATATGCAGTCCGGCGTCGCCGCCGCCCGTGACGCGGGCTTAAGCGATGAAGAATTGCTGGAAATCATCGCCAATGTTGCGCTGAACATCTTCACCAACGCGGTGAACGGCGTGGCGGAAACAGAGATCGATTTCCCGAAGGTGGAAATCATCAAAAAAGCCGCATAAAATCGGCATTTTAACGTCGTACAGAGCGCGTGAAAAGACCACATTCACGCGCTCTGTCGCATCCACCTGAAACTCCCTCTCCCTGCGGGAGAGGGGAGGGGTGGGATTATTTGTGGTTTGAATTTGGGGCGGGGTTTTGCTGCACTTTATTGTGCGGGCTTGTGCCCGGTTCCGCCAACCGCCCCAGACGGTCGAGATAGGCGCGCATACTGGGTCGTGTGCCCGCGGCCATTTCCAGCAGGATTAGCGGGCGGAAGCGTCCGGCCTGGGCGAAGACACGATCTTCGATGAAATTGGCGTAGGGGCGCAAATAATCGGCCAATGTTGCAACATTTTGATCCAGATCCGGCGTGTCCCGCGCCAGCGCATCATGCAGAGCCGACGCCGCAATCGCACCCGTCTGATAGGCCCAGAAATAACCCATCTGGCGGTCAAACCAATGGCTTTCCGCCACCATGAAATCATCGGGATCATGCGACTGGCCGGTGAATTGCTGCATCGTTTCGGCCCAGAAGGTGGGCAGGTCGGCGACCTTCATCTCCCCATCAAGGATTTTGCGTTCGGCCAGCACGCGCCAAACCATGTTCGGCGGCAAGGCTAGCTCGCTGGTGCCCCAATTCATGTCGTGCGGATCGGGGCGCGTGGCCAGAGCGTGCAAATTTTCGGGTGTCCATTCCGGCCCGTCCATCTGCAAAATGCTGCGGATCAAAGGCGCAGCAATATCGAAGAACCGCTTCTTATACCCCGCTTGCTCAAAGAACATCGCGGCGGCTTCGTGGGTGTTGTACCCGTTCACACGCCCCACGGGTTGCGATTTCACGGCATCGGGCAGGCGGTTCAGCGCCAGCAGATACAGCAAATGCCCGCATTCATGCATGGCGTTGCTCAGGCCCCGGATGACATCATCCTCATAACATTCAATCGCCAGTTTGATGCGGTTGGGCGTGCCCCAGCAAAACCCGTTGGGCAGGGTGGTAAAATCAATCTCGATATCATGGTGGTCCAGCTGATTTTGGTCCCATCCCCCCGCATCCAGAAACGCGTTCAGGACATGACGGAATAATTTTTGCTGCAGCTCTTCCGCAACATCGGGCAGGGGCAAAGGTGGCGGGGCATCGCGCAATTTCTGCGCCAAACCCTGTAAATTATGGGGGTAACGCGTTTTGGCCGATTCAATGGCGCGGTCAATATCGCTGTTGCGGGTGTGCGGATTCCATTCATCCAGCAACACCTCCGACACCGCCACGCCCAGCCGCCGGGCGGGCTCCGTCGCCAATTGGCGGCGTAAGGAGAAAATGTTTTCAAGGATCGGTTGCTGTGCCTGCCACGCGGCGCGGGCACCGTCGCGTTCGGACACTTCAAACGTCTCCAACCACTGGGATTCCGAGTGTTTTAACGCATCTTCCAGCGCATCAATCAATTCCGGATGGGTCAGGCCGGATGATAAATCATGCAGCCGCCGCATTTCCTGTAAATTCGCCTGATCCCAGTCGGGCAAAGCCTGTGCGATGGTATCCGCGTGATCCAGCAATGTGTCGACATGGTACCGGTCACTGTTCAACAGGCGGAACTGGTTATGCCGCCGCCCCTTAATGTCGGCGACGATGGAATCCAGCGCCTCGTTTGATGCCAGCCACTTCTCGGCCTGTAGAATATCAATCTGGTCGGACTCGCTCTGCCACGCCCCGAAAATACGGCGCAGGCGGTCATAGGCCTGC
The window above is part of the Micavibrio aeruginosavorus ARL-13 genome. Proteins encoded here:
- a CDS encoding gluzincin family metallopeptidase → MAENVLRLFGVEPERTTLALTNTPPTTEEALQAYDRLRRIFGAWQSESDQIDILQAEKWLASNEALDSIVADIKGRRHNQFRLLNSDRYHVDTLLDHADTIAQALPDWDQANLQEMRRLHDLSSGLTHPELIDALEDALKHSESQWLETFEVSERDGARAAWQAQQPILENIFSLRRQLATEPARRLGVAVSEVLLDEWNPHTRNSDIDRAIESAKTRYPHNLQGLAQKLRDAPPPLPLPDVAEELQQKLFRHVLNAFLDAGGWDQNQLDHHDIEIDFTTLPNGFCWGTPNRIKLAIECYEDDVIRGLSNAMHECGHLLYLLALNRLPDAVKSQPVGRVNGYNTHEAAAMFFEQAGYKKRFFDIAAPLIRSILQMDGPEWTPENLHALATRPDPHDMNWGTSELALPPNMVWRVLAERKILDGEMKVADLPTFWAETMQQFTGQSHDPDDFMVAESHWFDRQMGYFWAYQTGAIAASALHDALARDTPDLDQNVATLADYLRPYANFIEDRVFAQAGRFRPLILLEMAAGTRPSMRAYLDRLGRLAEPGTSPHNKVQQNPAPNSNHK
- a CDS encoding TetR/AcrR family transcriptional regulator — translated: MSDMREQVLRVAGELTQARGFNGFSYIDLSDAVGIKTSSIHYYFKKKDDLAVALIERQRKIVGEKLAAIDVVQMSPQASLQALGDLFKSFITGRQDNFCLCGMLAAEFAAMNDAARAALKAYFDDMRGWLAGQFVRLDPSIPSDQAQAKALCFIGALEGVLLIARLENNPALIDQAIAPFLHP
- a CDS encoding carboxymuconolactone decarboxylase family protein, translated to MTIQLINPDTATGNVATLLAGAKAKLGMVPNMFRVIANAPKVLEGYFAFSGIVGNTLNGKAREQLAIALASSNDCGYCLSAHTALGRMAGVGADDLRSAQSGTVSDPKTQAMIDFALEVNRTHGENMQSGVAAARDAGLSDEELLEIIANVALNIFTNAVNGVAETEIDFPKVEIIKKAA